A segment of the Panicum hallii strain FIL2 chromosome 1, PHallii_v3.1, whole genome shotgun sequence genome:
aggggatgacttgttctacaggactctagaagggctactacttaagtgcttggtgccgattgagtccaatcggcttttacatgaagtccatgaagggacgtgtggtactcatcaatcagctcacaagataAAATGGTTGATCAAACGTttgggatattattggcctgatatgctggaagattgcttcaagtattataaaggatgccaggcttgccagaggtttggaaaaatacagatagtaccagcatcagcaatgaatcctatcatcaaaccttggccgttcaggggctggggcatggatatgatcggtaatattaatcctccatcaagtaaaggccatcagtttattttggccatcacagattattttaccaaatgggtagaggctgcctatgaagtcagtaacgtcgAGAGACGccatcaatttcgtcaaagaacacattattcataggtttgggattcctcagaccattacaacagatggagggtcggtgtttatatctgatgaattcaaaaagtttgctGCCGACATGGGAATCAAAttaatcaggtcatctccatactacgctcaagcaaacggacaagccgaagcgtctaatcagagcttgatcaagttgatcaaaaggaagattgatgaacatccacggcgttggcatgaagtattatcagaagcattatgggcttatcgtgtttcatgccatggggcaacaagaacttcaccatatcatttagtatatgggtaggaggccgtattgccatgggaaattacggccggttcaagacgaatagagtttcagaatgagttgattgctgaagaatatgcagcactaatgagcgacaatgtggaagatattacagaactcaggctttgatCGCTGtaaaagatcaaagaaaataaggccaaggtagcccacgcatacaacaagaaggttaaaccgaaggaattccaagttggggatttagtgtgggaagcggtgttaccattggggactaaggatgcgacatatggtaaatggtctccgaattgacacgggccttatagagttgatcaagctctgccagggaatgcatacatgcttgaataaTTGGATGGGGTTAAATTTTTGGTGGCTGTTAATGGTCAGCATCTCAaaaaatatttcccgagcatgtggaaAGATGAGTAATGAAGTCGATGTGaggcatcaggctatggactagTGCAATCAGGGTGTTTGCTAGGAAAGCCGATTTGACACATTGGGCTGCAAGatataatcgagtactttgAGGTACATCGAGTTGATCTGATCGGGCACCTCGTGGTATACTAGGTTGCAAGTCGgcatctatcgggtactttaGAAGCCGATGCAATGTATCAGGCTGTAAGATGGAATGTGATGAACGAGCTAGATCTGTAAAGATAGAGCAGCGCCGGTCCGTATATAGAGCTGAAGATTGAACAGCCAatgttaagccatcgactttagaagcaataatcgggccttgcaaatcctgggtttcgataaaagcagagaggatggctgcaggtgtctcttgatcttaaaagaacaagTTCGACTTCTTTGCCGGGTTTCCTAGGTACTCATATTTTTCGACCTTATTGGGGATCGAGATTTAACAATAATCAAAGAAGTCGACTGcggagtactcttgttattaacgagatcatttgaagggtactcgagttcttgggattttttaTCCAGAATAAAGAAAAGTTTGAGATTGGATTCGGCAATTCAGGGAAagaggccgatgcgatgccatcgaactttagaagattggattttTAAACACTAGATCACTGAAACAAAAGGGTTCATTTACAAAAAATTATGGCAAAAGAAGCTGATCTACCGGCTATGCGCACAACGGCGGAAGaccctacgaactaccaccagtaagtccctaaggtCTTACGGCGCTTGTACGAGAGGGACATGCTGGTGTCATCGTCGCtgctgccatcgccgccgccgatgcTGTTGCTGTTGCCACCATCATCGCTGGTGTTGTCGCTAGCGTCCCCGTCGTCTTCGGAAGTCGATGATCCACCacgcaggaaccctcctgctgctGAGTCGTCGTGGTGGAAGTgtccttggcatcttcttctgagaaagagaagaaatcatcatcccaggaatcttcgtcgtcgccttcgtccaggtccccatgaaggagaatctggaggtcttcatcgtcggtcaggggctcatcatcctctgaccaagtgcttAAATCCCACTCCTCtacgtcccaatgcagaggagcaagagcttcatacgaagctattggatcgaaTTCCGGCGTCGCCTCCCTCGAGGTTTCGGAGTCAGGGGAAGTGATGGAGATGATGGAAGAGGATGAAGGAGAGTTGGAAGAgacggaggaagaggaagccattgtcAGGGATGCAGAGTGTGCTAGTGCGGCTAATGCACGGGGAGAGAAGATGAATAGAAATAAATCCGCTGGTgacagtttataaaggcagagatggaaggagAAGCGACGTTATCGCGATTCCCAagggagaagtcgaagggtcgcgTCCGACGGTGTTGGAAGGCAGCACGCGTGTACGGgacttggaagtcgaagggccgcgtCCAATAACATTGGGAGCGGTATGTGTGTACACAAGTCtgagaagtcgaagaggcgatggtttcggaattatcattgccaaaaccaggggggcatgtgttatcgccataatttgactgggccaagggatgggctgAGAGCATCATAGGCTGAAGGAAGGCATGGTAacagtctgcaaatcggcttctgtgcgaacgtgtcaagggccaggatggccgtgtatctaaggatagtttaaatatagtaagttagagattgtatcgtaatcagttagggttagttagaaaagatcaagtctccggactataaatatgtatcgtgacaTTCAataaatcaatcaatcattcacaacaaactctcggcgtatcgccaccccttccccaagggctttttccaggtaatcgtcatgctgctccgatcatgttccgcatggtTGGAGCAAcgttgcttttatctgtttatccttgtgtttctcgtactgaagcgtttttgatggcgagtaacactagtcatcttaaacgattatgatgctgcattggttttgaatagtaaatccatgtttcccttgctgttcgtaatcgtttagctgctcctttacgtgatctcaggtgcaagggcagcgccttgctctatCATTGCtaagtagatctaatctgttgtggtagttctttgtgtcacaaggaattggtttaatatccgtatgattaggcctttCAAATGGGtcgaatgttccggctgcatgtttggtgccttatggtaacctgacgagggattgttccggaaatcgacttgttaagttggtttttaggcctctcttcaggttagcgtattgttatctttcatgttcgttaggcttaaacacgcgtaggatgtttcggtcatacggtgaaagcttttaccgtcgcaAATTGGATCAGATTGGTAATTACAgtgcatgcttttatcttttctatcggattcgtacaaaAGTTCATATATTAGTAAATCTGATCTTTTAAACGTGGCAATCAGCTTCTTTTAGCCAATTCTggaaggtacccgaaggtccgacctagtacagtgacttcatcagcttttttagctgatctcggggtcattgtaagagccgatcacggctcggactaatgtttgatatggctgtgcatgcagaaaatagctgacgaacgacttctacaccttcctgatcaggtataggtcaggtggcatgcctagcacttcaccaagtcagggcgtgtgccggacttctggaccgttgaccgagggaccgggacccaccagcagtcccggaagcctcccggctcctcgtgttgcctgtcgctgctcgccggtggattttgaccgacaacagcgTGCAACCTTTTTTCACTTGTGTTATTATGTAGACTAATTTGTTCATCATGTTACATTATTTGTTATTTTTATAGAATAAGCTATTTGTCCATAAAAATAATTTAGTCGCatgtttatttttttattttgtagACTGATTTGTTCACAATGATAAATTATACGCTCGCTGTATACAACCATTTATCCATACATATAATATTTGTTTATGGTATTCAATCTTTCTGTTCGTAGTGTAGTATTATTTATTTATCACGCTTAACCTCTTTGTTTGCGCAAAACATTCCATTGTTCCAATTATTCAAGTACTTCACAGTAATAAAAATAACTTTTAGGATTAATTTTCTTTTGAAAAATATAGTTCATCACGTGTGGCCTTCTTTCGAAGAGTTCATCATAAAGAATTTAATGGTACAATTGAAAATCAATTTGGACATTCAATTTGAGATTTATGAATTTTTAAATTTCAAACACTTCACATGTAGGATAATGCATGCCATCaatctgcatgcatgcatggacgCACCCGCTCCCTCCTTTTCAATTTAAATAACCAAAGGCCTACTTGGCCATTATTAATTTATTGTTTGTGGTTCACAATCCTCATATTCTTCACTCTTCAGGTGATGAGCAGTGAATTTATCACCTCTGATGATATATAATTCCCCTAAAATGAATGGTTGTAATATAATTTATAAATATATTATAAGTTTACTGATATAATATGCAAATATAGCTTGAGGAACTATGCTACCCTCACACAAGTTGAAAGAGCGTTGGTGCACTTTACCCTTTATATATAGTAGGGAATAGAAGCAGCAGCTTCTTGTACAATGCACGGCCTATGATTAATTAGTTTCTCAAATTAATGATGCTCTTAGATAGCTAAGAGACAACCTGTATATATTCTCTCTTATTTGTCCCTCTCATGTAACACCCTCCCGGCGCGCGCGTAGAAGATGACTAGTAAAGTGGTATGTTGCGCATGTAATAAGTTTACGCGCCTTCCTTTGTGCGTGGCACTACCCCATGACGATCACCTCTCGTCATCACTGCTGCGGAAGATGCCCACGTATGTTACTGCATGTTACATGGCGGGCGGTTATCCAAAACGAGACAGTAACAGCAGAGCTGGACTACTCGCCCACACTGCATGCATGGAGTGATCGAGCGGCCGATCATCAGTTGGATCGAGAAACGCGGAGCTAGAAGTGGCGGATACGCGGATTAGCCATGGTAGTAAATTTAATTTAATCCCGCTTTATTATCCGGGTTGCGGTGAAACGAAGCAAGATCGAGAGATCGAGGGTAAAGCGGCGCGGCCGGAGACGCGAGCGATCAGGCTAAAAGCTGCGGCTGCCGTTGCCGTGCTCGCGCGCTTGGCGGCGGCCCGCCGGGGAACAGCTGCCGTGGTGAGCGACGCGATTGGGAGGAGGCCGCGCCCCCCGGTCTTCTGGCCGTTCTCCAGCTTCTTCTCCTCAAGTAACCACGCGGCCGGCAGGTCATGGTCATGGAGATGGGCCCTGCCGCGCCTAGCTTGCTAGTAGCTATATATAGCTCCGTGGGCCATCTAGAATGTCTAGGTGAAATTATATTCTTTTTGCCAAGCATGCATATATGATGGCGCGGTGTCTACTGACAAGTGTGTGCCTGTTGCGTGACCATGAAAACTGATGCTGTGGTTGCGCGTACTCGTAATCGTGATGGCCAAGCAGGTTTGCTATTTTTTCGATCGATCTTTTCTCTTGAAAGGAAATCAACCGTGCTGTGTCGATCTTGTTTTTTTACCCCTGATTTAATTTTTCTTCCAGAAGAGTAGAACGGCATCACGCTAGTTTGTAGTCTCATTTTATCCTTGTTTGGTATAAACTATATATTTGTTCCATCATGTGAAGTATACCACTAAGTTGTAAAATGAAAATAATGCCACTTGTTTGTGATTAGACGTGGTACAGTTAAGTCTAGTCGGCATACAGTCTGAGAGACGACGTTTTCAGCATTTTCGCCGCACAAAGTCTTGATCTAGTTTTTCTCAACAAAAAAGAAGCTCCAAATTCTGTATAGTTTTGAGATGGAACGAACTGGATGCATGAAAGCCAGCAGATGTGAGCGCGCGTGTCATGCACCATCACGAACAAGTTGCAGGCACCGTAGCTTGCGGCAGGCCAGCTAGCTCGCACAGCTTGCTTCTCCCATTCACAAAAACGTTTTCTTGCCCCGAAATCATGCGCCTCTCACCTCTGACTTCCATCTCAATACTCCCCAGCTGCCTGTTAATTTCTGGTTGCTACCACCCCAGCTTAGCTATAAAAAGGACACCGGCTTGACCCAAGTACAATCCCCAGGACATAGATTCCTCAAGTTATCACACACATACACATGTAGAGCCTGCTCGCAGAAACCCTAGCAAAGCACGCCTCGGCAAGGTCGCATGGAGGATCCACGCCGGCGCTCCGCGGCGGGCAGGCAGCTGCGCGGCCTCCTCGCCCTGGCCGGCGACTACCTCAAGTACCTCTTCATGAAGCGGCGCCGGCTCATGCACAGGGTGGCGCGGAGGACGCTGGCGCTCGTCCACCGCCACCACGGCGGGCGCGGCAAGGGCCACGGGCCGTGGCCCGCTCGCGCGCTCATGGAGCACGAGTTCTCGTGCGCCGACAGCCCCAGCCCTGCGTTCCTCGCCGCCAAGAGGCTGCTGCTGCGCTCCCGGGCgaaaggcggcggcgcggcggccgcagcGGCCGGCGCCGTGTCGTCCTGCTTCGGCTCGCTCCGAGCGCCGTGCGGTTCGCCAGACACGGCGGCGGCATCGGAGGCCGAGGCTGCCGCGGTGGAAGAGGAGGATCATCGGTTGGAgacggaggacgaggaggaagatgacgatGAGGTGCTGGCCGAGGACGAGTGGGTGCAGTGCGGTGAGCTTCCTGACGTGGACGACAGGGCGGAAGAGTTCATCAACATGTTCTACGAGCAGCTCAGGGCGCAGAGCTTCGCCGCGGTTTTCCAGTGCTCGCCATGACTCGATCATGGCGTGCAGAGAGTGGTCTTGATCTTGCGAGATCTTCGTTGTGTGGTTTAAATTTGAAGGAGCCTTACTTCACTTCTCGAGAATGTGTTTGTATCTTTTTTATGTACGAAGAGTGAGTGTGGGCGTGTGGCACAATATACGTTTCGTGTATAGTCGTTGAGTTGCACTCGGCTGAACTGTGCTTCCGTCCGGTCCGTACGTCGTATGATCAATCAGGCTGGCTCCAGCGGCGTCCGGTAAAGGGATCGCTTCCCTATTAACGGAGGACACTGTAGTCCCGTATCGCTCCAGCGGCATTCTCCAACGAGTGCGGTAAAATGGAGGCGGTCGCCTGCGTCCCGCACAGACGAAGGCCCTACGGGCGTCCTCCATCGCTCTTGCCCTCCAGCGCATCTCCACGCGCGCGGGctgcggggcgcgcgggggggCGGCGCGCGAGGCGCGGCAGGGGCGGAGCAGGCGCGGGCGAGGCGGAgcaggcgcgggcggaggaggggcggaggcggagcaaACGCGGGCGGGGCGGAGCAGGAGCGGGCGGGGCGGAgcaggcgcgggcggagggcggccgggcggagggcggccgggcggacgggcggcggggcggagggcggcggaggcggaggggggcGGAGGGGGGCCGAGGCGGAGGGCGGAGGCGACGGGGCGGAGGGCGGAGGCGACGGGCGGAGGGCGGGGCGCGGCCGGAGCGCCGGGGCGCGGCCGGAGCgccggggcgcggccggcggggcgcggaggggctgcggcggggcgcggaggcggaggcgcgggcggcgggcggaggcggaggcggaggaggagaggcggaggcggcgggcggaggaggagaggcggaggcgcgggcggaggcggaggagggaggcggggcgcgggcgggc
Coding sequences within it:
- the LOC112878380 gene encoding uncharacterized protein LOC112878380 yields the protein MEDPRRRSAAGRQLRGLLALAGDYLKYLFMKRRRLMHRVARRTLALVHRHHGGRGKGHGPWPARALMEHEFSCADSPSPAFLAAKRLLLRSRAKGGGAAAAAAGAVSSCFGSLRAPCGSPDTAAASEAEAAAVEEEDHRLETEDEEEDDDEVLAEDEWVQCGELPDVDDRAEEFINMFYEQLRAQSFAAVFQCSP